A region of Nocardioides sp. JS614 DNA encodes the following proteins:
- a CDS encoding histidine phosphatase family protein, giving the protein MNQPPVHELWVVRHGATEWSRDHRHTSTTDLPLLPEGEEVARSLAPRLADAGFALVLTSPRLRARRTAELAGFPDAVPDDDLVEWAYGDYEGTTTEEIREKVPGWTVWTHPTPGGESAAEVTRRLDRVVERVRRADGPVLAFGHGHALRALAARWLALPATDGRHFRLDTATVSVLGYERETPVLRCWNS; this is encoded by the coding sequence GTGAACCAGCCGCCCGTCCACGAGCTCTGGGTCGTCCGGCACGGCGCCACCGAGTGGAGTCGCGACCACCGGCACACCTCCACCACCGACCTGCCACTGCTGCCGGAGGGCGAGGAGGTCGCCCGGTCGCTGGCGCCGCGCCTCGCCGACGCCGGCTTCGCACTGGTGCTGACCAGCCCGCGGCTGCGGGCGCGGCGGACCGCCGAGCTCGCCGGCTTCCCGGACGCGGTCCCCGACGACGACCTCGTCGAGTGGGCGTACGGCGACTACGAGGGCACCACGACCGAGGAGATCCGGGAGAAGGTGCCGGGCTGGACCGTGTGGACCCACCCGACACCGGGCGGCGAGTCCGCCGCCGAGGTCACCCGCCGGCTGGACCGCGTCGTCGAGCGGGTGCGACGAGCCGATGGTCCGGTGCTGGCCTTCGGCCACGGGCACGCGCTGCGGGCGCTGGCCGCGCGCTGGCTGGCGCTCCCGGCCACCGACGGCCGGCACTTCCGCCTGGACACCGCTACCGTCTCGGTCCTCGGCTACGAGCGGGAGACGCCGGTCCTGCGCTGCTGGAACTCCTGA
- a CDS encoding HNH endonuclease signature motif containing protein: protein MTALAQPRHQVSRALAQVHALLDEITEASLWSMDPAETAATLVEATRACARVAELEARVASHATRVEVAERAGATSLTNWWAHATRQTHGTAAAKTRLAASLGRHGLVRDALAAGTVLVDQAAVIMTAVDALPDDVDPVLVEEAEHHLIGQAAHFDAHALRRLGKGLLHVIDPDAADAHYARLLEAEERAATQTTRLTLTDHGDGTTRLRGTLPTAQAQTLKKQLLAFAAPKHRAAVEGSVGERLPGPERLGRALCEWIERYPTHRLPDAGGLTATVVVTIPVETLLGGLEPGVLDTGTTISPGQARRLACEAQIIPMILDGNSQPLDLGRRRRFHTKAQRLAIAHRDQTCTADGCDWPPGLCHIHHNNPWAAGGPTSVKDGRLLCPKHHTRAHDPHYTTTTLPGGKVAFTRRT from the coding sequence ATGACCGCACTGGCCCAGCCACGACACCAGGTCTCCCGCGCCCTCGCCCAGGTCCACGCCCTGCTCGACGAGATCACCGAGGCGTCCTTGTGGTCGATGGACCCCGCCGAGACCGCCGCCACGCTGGTCGAGGCCACCCGCGCGTGCGCCCGGGTCGCCGAGCTCGAAGCCCGGGTCGCCTCCCACGCCACGAGGGTGGAGGTCGCCGAACGGGCCGGGGCGACGTCGCTGACGAACTGGTGGGCCCACGCCACCCGGCAGACCCATGGGACCGCGGCCGCCAAGACCCGACTCGCCGCCAGTCTGGGTCGGCACGGCCTGGTCCGTGACGCGCTGGCGGCCGGGACGGTGCTGGTCGACCAGGCGGCGGTGATCATGACCGCGGTCGACGCCCTGCCCGACGACGTGGACCCGGTCCTGGTGGAGGAGGCCGAGCATCACCTGATCGGCCAGGCCGCCCACTTCGACGCCCACGCGCTACGCCGCCTCGGCAAAGGCCTCCTGCACGTCATCGACCCCGACGCCGCCGACGCCCACTACGCCCGACTCCTCGAAGCCGAAGAACGCGCCGCCACCCAGACCACCCGGCTCACCCTGACCGACCACGGCGACGGCACCACCCGACTCCGCGGCACCCTGCCCACCGCCCAGGCCCAGACGCTGAAGAAGCAGCTCCTCGCCTTCGCCGCCCCCAAACACCGCGCCGCGGTCGAAGGATCAGTGGGGGAGCGGCTGCCCGGGCCCGAACGGCTCGGCCGGGCCCTGTGCGAATGGATCGAGCGCTACCCCACCCACCGGCTCCCCGACGCCGGCGGCCTCACCGCCACCGTCGTGGTCACCATCCCGGTCGAGACCCTCCTCGGCGGCCTCGAGCCCGGTGTCTTGGACACCGGCACCACCATCTCACCCGGCCAAGCCCGCCGCCTCGCCTGTGAAGCCCAGATCATCCCCATGATCCTCGACGGCAACTCCCAACCCCTCGACCTCGGACGCCGGCGCCGGTTCCACACCAAAGCCCAACGCCTCGCGATCGCCCACCGCGACCAGACCTGCACCGCCGACGGCTGCGACTGGCCCCCCGGCCTCTGCCACATCCACCACAACAACCCCTGGGCCGCAGGCGGCCCGACATCGGTCAAAGACGGGCGACTCCTCTGCCCCAAACACCACACCCGCGCCCACGACCCCCACTACACGACCACGACCCTGCCCGGCGGGAAGGTCGCCTTCACCAGACGGACATAG
- a CDS encoding CASTOR/POLLUX-related putative ion channel has translation MARTGQQLRQRTAKAMAQSQGPSGPGPTRATSAPRSGWGDRLRYGFDNSMSRGTPALIMWLCVATLALIVVFTVLVTVLSLRGGGEGSFFRELIQSLFHALDPGTVAGDGDTPWRFLLTMLLLTIGGLFIVSALIGVIAAGIDTKLAELRRGRSIVLERDHTVILGWSDSIFTIVRELTIANESRRKPVIVILADRDKVEMEEDLRAKVGDLRGTRVICRSGSPMDLDDLALSSHPTARSVILLAPEDSDDPDSEVIKSLLALTHAGADGPRIVAEIRNPTNLEAARLVGADRTVLLDIRETVAKLVVQTSRQSGAAAVYTELFDYDGDEIYFLEDHRLDGATYADAQLAFERASVIGLIADGVPTLNPPPETRVAGHTLIVVAEDDSTLRGEPDAASRPDLDLLGTVAADEEHPTQALLIGWNERAPIVVRELDHYAPPGSTLTVLTSYAVPTVPGLRNLAVTVAPGPTTDRATLEEHVVEGLDQVIVLCYSDDLAPQAADARTLVTLLHVRDILSRFDAATPVVSEMLDDRNRVLAQVAHVDDVVVSGEIVSLLVTQLSEDPRLELVFGQLLGNEGSEIYLRPAEWYVAPGAEVSFATIVAGATRRNETAIGYKSVALADADASFGVRVNPAKSETFQVLPGDRVVVLADD, from the coding sequence ATGGCGCGCACCGGGCAGCAGCTGCGGCAGCGGACGGCGAAGGCGATGGCCCAGTCGCAGGGCCCGAGCGGCCCGGGGCCGACGCGGGCGACGAGCGCGCCACGCTCGGGCTGGGGCGACCGGCTCCGCTACGGCTTCGACAACAGCATGTCGCGGGGCACGCCGGCGCTGATCATGTGGCTGTGCGTCGCCACCCTGGCGCTGATCGTGGTGTTCACGGTCCTCGTCACGGTGCTCAGCCTGCGCGGGGGCGGCGAAGGCAGCTTCTTCCGGGAGCTGATCCAGAGCCTGTTCCACGCCCTCGACCCGGGCACCGTCGCGGGTGACGGCGACACCCCCTGGCGGTTCCTGCTGACGATGCTGCTGCTGACGATCGGCGGCCTGTTCATCGTCAGCGCGCTGATCGGCGTGATCGCCGCCGGCATCGACACCAAGCTCGCGGAGCTGCGCCGTGGCCGCTCCATCGTGCTCGAGCGCGACCACACGGTCATCCTCGGCTGGTCGGACTCGATCTTCACGATCGTGCGCGAGCTGACCATCGCCAACGAGAGCCGCCGCAAGCCGGTGATCGTCATCCTCGCCGACCGCGACAAGGTGGAGATGGAGGAGGACCTGCGCGCCAAGGTCGGCGACCTTCGCGGCACCCGCGTGATCTGCCGATCCGGCTCGCCGATGGACCTCGACGACCTGGCGCTGAGCAGCCACCCGACCGCGCGCTCGGTGATCCTGCTCGCCCCGGAGGACTCCGACGACCCCGACAGTGAGGTCATCAAGTCGCTGCTGGCCCTGACCCACGCCGGCGCGGACGGCCCGCGCATCGTCGCGGAGATCCGCAACCCGACCAACCTCGAGGCGGCCCGTCTGGTCGGAGCCGACCGAACCGTGCTCCTCGACATCCGCGAGACCGTGGCCAAGCTGGTCGTCCAGACCTCCCGGCAGTCGGGCGCCGCGGCCGTCTACACCGAGCTGTTCGACTACGACGGCGACGAGATCTACTTCCTCGAGGACCACCGGCTCGACGGCGCGACGTACGCCGACGCGCAGCTCGCGTTCGAGCGCGCCTCGGTGATCGGGCTGATCGCGGACGGCGTGCCGACGCTGAACCCGCCTCCCGAGACCCGCGTCGCCGGGCACACGCTGATCGTGGTCGCCGAGGACGACTCCACCCTGCGGGGGGAGCCGGATGCCGCCAGCCGCCCCGACCTCGACCTCCTCGGCACCGTCGCCGCCGACGAGGAGCACCCGACCCAGGCCCTGCTGATCGGCTGGAACGAGCGGGCGCCCATCGTCGTGCGCGAGCTCGACCACTACGCCCCGCCCGGCTCGACGCTGACCGTGCTGACGTCGTACGCCGTGCCGACCGTGCCCGGCCTCCGCAACCTCGCTGTCACGGTCGCACCCGGGCCGACCACCGACCGCGCCACGCTGGAGGAGCACGTCGTCGAGGGGCTCGACCAGGTCATCGTGCTGTGCTACTCCGACGACCTCGCCCCGCAGGCCGCCGACGCGCGCACCCTGGTCACGCTGCTGCACGTGCGCGACATCCTGTCCCGGTTCGACGCCGCGACGCCGGTGGTCAGCGAGATGCTCGACGACCGGAACCGGGTGCTCGCGCAGGTCGCGCACGTCGACGACGTGGTCGTCAGCGGCGAGATCGTGAGCCTGCTGGTCACCCAGCTCTCCGAGGATCCGCGCCTGGAGCTGGTCTTCGGCCAGTTGCTCGGCAACGAGGGCAGCGAGATCTACCTGCGGCCCGCGGAGTGGTACGTCGCGCCGGGCGCCGAGGTCTCCTTCGCCACGATCGTCGCGGGCGCGACGCGCCGCAACGAGACCGCGATCGGCTACAAGTCGGTGGCCCTGGCCGATGCCGACGCGTCGTTCGGGGTGCGGGTGAACCCGGCGAAGTCCGAGACGTTCCAGGTCCTGCCGGGCGACCGGGTCGTCGTGCTCGCCGACGACTGA
- a CDS encoding DUF6758 family protein: protein MSLAASCVRCSAPVLEAPDDPEGRWACPQHGLTRALWHAPESTYDAFGEHLAVSRLFPTYLPWPLSPGWSVTDFAAVGDGPERTRATLTCASGTSELDGPVDVLVVAEEAGTGLGARCAGTRYDDPGGDIGHRPPAVRIRIGSQAVNLWDVSTSSADGEFDRSVVAGEAGGRWLWIVLRPASALLLLRDDWILRDVSHLGPQLVELPFGGPRPGW, encoded by the coding sequence ATGTCGCTCGCGGCCAGCTGTGTGCGCTGCTCAGCCCCGGTGCTGGAGGCGCCGGACGATCCCGAAGGGCGCTGGGCATGCCCTCAGCACGGGCTGACCCGGGCGTTGTGGCACGCCCCGGAGTCGACGTACGACGCGTTCGGCGAGCACCTGGCGGTCTCGCGGCTGTTCCCGACGTACCTGCCATGGCCGCTGAGCCCCGGGTGGAGCGTCACGGACTTCGCCGCGGTCGGCGACGGCCCGGAGCGGACCCGGGCCACGCTGACCTGCGCGTCCGGCACCAGCGAGCTGGACGGCCCGGTGGACGTGCTGGTCGTCGCCGAGGAGGCCGGCACCGGGCTCGGCGCGCGCTGCGCCGGGACCCGGTACGACGACCCCGGCGGCGACATCGGGCACCGGCCACCGGCGGTCCGGATCCGGATCGGTAGTCAGGCGGTGAACCTCTGGGACGTGTCGACCAGCAGCGCCGACGGCGAGTTCGACCGGTCCGTGGTGGCGGGGGAGGCCGGTGGTCGCTGGCTGTGGATCGTGCTGCGGCCGGCCTCGGCGCTGCTGCTGCTGCGCGACGACTGGATCCTGCGCGACGTGTCCCACCTGGGACCGCAGCTCGTGGAGCTGCCCTTCGGGGGTCCCCGCCCCGGCTGGTGA